The following proteins come from a genomic window of Desulfobacterales bacterium:
- a CDS encoding formylglycine-generating enzyme family protein gives MKILKFILYFIFISLLGVGFWQVNKKFNIIDKIKELNKPKEIKEEVKPKDLVKDIGSDNYFKESKTGMEFIWISKGCFYMGSPADEEFRNDDEGPIHQVCVDGFWMSKYEVKKSEFKKFIEASGYMTDAEKQGFSLIYAGQWEKRKGYSWRKPGYEQEDNHPVVNVSWNDCMDMAKWMSSFTRKFRLPTEREWEYACRGGTQTSRFWGNDMQNACLFVNAADITAKKNFPAWEVMDCDDSYLYTAPCGVFKPNGFGLYDMLGNVWEWCLDEYKRDRYNIKLPALPVYKKDARVVIRGGSWYSRPSFIRCASRENIKYTDKRSYDVGFRLIAEN, from the coding sequence ATGAAGATTCTTAAGTTTATTTTATATTTTATTTTTATTTCTTTACTTGGAGTTGGTTTTTGGCAGGTTAATAAAAAATTTAATATTATTGATAAAATAAAAGAACTAAATAAACCAAAAGAAATTAAAGAAGAAGTTAAGCCTAAAGATTTAGTCAAAGACATTGGTTCTGATAATTATTTTAAAGAATCAAAAACCGGAATGGAGTTCATTTGGATTTCAAAAGGATGTTTTTACATGGGGAGTCCTGCTGATGAGGAGTTTCGTAATGATGACGAAGGTCCTATACATCAAGTTTGTGTTGATGGATTCTGGATGAGCAAATATGAGGTAAAAAAAAGCGAGTTTAAAAAATTTATAGAAGCATCTGGATACATGACAGATGCTGAAAAACAGGGATTTTCATTAATTTATGCAGGACAATGGGAAAAAAGAAAAGGATATAGTTGGCGTAAACCTGGTTATGAACAGGAGGACAATCATCCTGTTGTAAATGTGTCATGGAATGACTGTATGGATATGGCAAAGTGGATGTCGAGTTTTACCCGTAAATTTCGTCTTCCAACTGAAAGAGAATGGGAATATGCCTGCAGAGGAGGAACACAAACTTCCCGTTTTTGGGGAAATGATATGCAAAACGCTTGTCTTTTTGTTAATGCTGCAGATATTACCGCAAAAAAGAATTTTCCAGCTTGGGAAGTTATGGATTGCGATGACAGCTATCTTTATACTGCCCCATGCGGCGTATTTAAACCTAATGGATTTGGGCTTTATGATATGCTCGGAAATGTTTGGGAATGGTGTTTAGATGAATACAAGAGGGATAGATATAATATAAAATTACCAGCCTTGCCTGTATATAAAAAAGATGCTCGAGTAGTTATTAGAGGAGGCAGTTGGTATAGTAGGCCATCTTTTATAAGATGTGCCAGTCGTGAGAACATTAAATATACTGATAAAAGAAGTTATGATGTAGGGTTTCGCCTCATAGCTGAGAATTAA
- a CDS encoding aldehyde ferredoxin oxidoreductase family protein yields MKEIFGMTNKVLEVDLSNEKNKIYDISEDERRLYLGAKGLGLKLLFDRMEPGIDPLGEENIIAFMPGVLMGTGAPCSGRFHAVTKSPLTGIMVTASCGGSFGMQLKTAGWDGLLIKGIARRPIYLEINSDEVKFKDAEHLWGKDTVATQEELKEKKAGVLAIGPAGENLVRFSNIASDQRFLGRGGMGAVMGSKNLKAIVAIGGTYKVKPKEYLDFEKAKKKGNNYINRNYTTSVLYRNFGTSSTVNISNAAKILPVNNFSSGSHEHAHEISGETMSEKHQTKHHTCKPCTILCGHIGTFDNKKIPVPEFETVGLLGSNLGVFDANKIAEWNRICSDMGMDTISTGGTLGWVMEATQKGLIKTNLQFGSPEGVSEAIYDIAYGRNFGKEMALGTRFLSKKYGGEDFAIQVKGLEIAAYDPRGAVGQGLAYAVANRGGCHLSSYMVSLEVLFKLLNPNTTLAKPEFTVFFEALNCAVNSIQTCQFTTLAYLLEPPLSKYTPPKLLGFFMQYSPKIALKLMDFSLYTELWTSVTGIKMSNSKFLEAGNRIHILERYMNTREGISKKDDTLPDRFLNESRKDDPKGYKVPLEKMLKKYYKLRGYDSNGIPSEKTLKRFKII; encoded by the coding sequence ATGAAAGAGATATTTGGGATGACAAATAAAGTTTTGGAAGTGGATCTTTCAAATGAAAAAAATAAAATTTACGATATTTCTGAAGATGAAAGACGCCTTTATCTTGGAGCCAAAGGGCTTGGCCTTAAATTATTATTTGACAGGATGGAGCCAGGAATTGATCCTTTAGGAGAAGAAAACATTATTGCTTTTATGCCCGGAGTTTTGATGGGGACAGGAGCGCCATGTTCTGGAAGATTTCATGCTGTTACTAAGTCTCCGCTGACCGGAATCATGGTAACTGCATCCTGCGGTGGTTCTTTTGGGATGCAGCTTAAAACAGCTGGGTGGGATGGGCTTTTGATTAAAGGGATAGCTCGAAGGCCGATTTATCTGGAAATTAATTCAGATGAAGTTAAATTTAAAGATGCTGAACATTTATGGGGAAAAGATACAGTAGCTACTCAAGAAGAATTAAAGGAAAAAAAAGCTGGCGTATTAGCTATAGGGCCTGCTGGAGAAAATTTGGTAAGGTTCTCTAATATTGCTTCTGATCAAAGATTTTTAGGCAGAGGCGGCATGGGTGCTGTTATGGGTTCAAAAAATTTAAAGGCAATTGTAGCTATAGGAGGTACCTATAAAGTTAAACCTAAAGAATATTTAGATTTTGAAAAGGCAAAGAAAAAAGGAAATAATTATATAAATCGAAACTATACAACATCAGTGCTATATAGAAATTTCGGAACAAGCAGCACTGTAAATATTTCCAATGCAGCCAAAATTCTTCCTGTAAATAATTTTTCTTCAGGTTCCCACGAACATGCCCATGAAATTTCAGGCGAAACAATGAGTGAAAAACATCAGACAAAACACCATACTTGTAAGCCCTGCACAATTTTATGCGGACATATCGGAACATTTGATAATAAAAAAATTCCTGTTCCTGAATTTGAAACAGTAGGGCTACTTGGATCGAATCTTGGAGTTTTTGATGCTAACAAAATAGCGGAATGGAATAGAATTTGCTCTGATATGGGTATGGACACTATTTCTACGGGTGGAACACTTGGATGGGTTATGGAAGCAACCCAGAAAGGTCTTATAAAAACTAATTTGCAGTTTGGTTCTCCTGAAGGCGTATCTGAAGCCATTTACGATATAGCGTATGGACGGAATTTTGGAAAAGAAATGGCTCTTGGAACTAGGTTTCTTTCAAAAAAATATGGTGGAGAAGATTTTGCCATACAAGTTAAAGGCCTTGAAATTGCGGCGTATGATCCTCGAGGAGCAGTAGGGCAGGGGCTTGCTTATGCCGTTGCTAATAGAGGTGGGTGTCATCTTTCTTCCTACATGGTATCTCTTGAAGTTCTTTTTAAACTTTTAAATCCAAATACTACTTTGGCAAAGCCTGAATTTACAGTATTTTTTGAAGCTTTAAATTGCGCTGTAAATTCTATACAGACATGTCAGTTTACAACGCTTGCATACCTTCTTGAACCACCTTTGTCGAAATATACACCTCCTAAGCTGCTTGGTTTTTTTATGCAGTATTCTCCAAAAATAGCTTTAAAGCTTATGGATTTCAGTTTATACACTGAATTATGGACATCAGTTACAGGAATAAAAATGTCTAATAGTAAATTCCTTGAAGCAGGAAATCGTATACATATTCTTGAAAGATATATGAATACAAGAGAAGGAATATCAAAAAAAGATGATACTCTTCCGGATAGGTTTTTAAATGAAAGCCGAAAAGATGATCCAAAAGGATATAAAGTTCCTTTAGAAAAAATGCTGAAAAAATATTATAAGTTAAGGGGATATGATTCTAACGGGATTCCTAGCGAAAAAACTTTAAAGCGTTTTAAAATAATATAG